CCTGACCGCCAACGCCTCGCAGTTCTCGGCCCTGGTCTATGACACCCTTGCCGACCTGAACTGGGCCGGCTTCTACCTGACCGTCCCGGCGAAAAACGGCGACGGCCAGGACCTGCTGGTCGGCCCCTTCCAGGGCAAGCCGGCCTGCGCCCGCATCCCCTTCGGCCGCGGCGTCTGCGGAACGAGCGCCGTCAAGCGCGAGACCATCGTGGTGCCGGACGTGCACGCCTTTCCGGGCCACATCGCCTGCGACTCGGCCTCGAACTCGGAAATCGTGATCCCGGTCGTCAAGGCCGGCCGCCTGGTCGGCGTGTTCGACATCGACAGCCCGACGCTGGACCGCTTCTC
This window of the Massilia sp. WG5 genome carries:
- a CDS encoding GAF domain-containing protein; the encoded protein is MHINPERSTRPDYDLLVRQVASILEGERDLTANASQFSALVYDTLADLNWAGFYLTVPAKNGDGQDLLVGPFQGKPACARIPFGRGVCGTSAVKRETIVVPDVHAFPGHIACDSASNSEIVIPVVKAGRLVGVFDIDSPTLDRFSDEDKAGLEAMVAAFVDATDC